The following are encoded together in the Nitrospiraceae bacterium genome:
- a CDS encoding type II toxin-antitoxin system VapC family toxin, whose product MKILLDSSGWIEFFTGGPLSEQYAAYLTPRYQLITPTVVLYEVYKKIKREQGEETALLFAGRLNATQVIPLTESIAFLAADLSLRHGLAMADAIVYATAKDQEAEVITSDADLKDLPGVVYVR is encoded by the coding sequence GTGAAGATCCTCTTAGATTCTAGCGGGTGGATCGAATTCTTCACAGGCGGTCCTCTCAGTGAACAGTATGCCGCCTATCTGACCCCTCGGTATCAGCTCATTACCCCAACTGTCGTTCTGTACGAGGTATACAAGAAGATCAAACGCGAGCAAGGTGAAGAGACGGCGTTATTGTTTGCCGGACGGCTGAACGCGACCCAGGTCATTCCCTTGACGGAATCGATCGCGTTCTTGGCTGCTGACTTAAGTCTGCGACACGGATTGGCGATGGCCGATGCGATCGTCTATGCCACGGCCAAAGATCAGGAGGCCGAGGTGATCACGAGTGATGCGGATCTCAAGGATCTGCCTGGAGTCGTGTACGTGAGATAA
- a CDS encoding AbrB/MazE/SpoVT family DNA-binding domain-containing protein, producing MATTTISSKFQVVIPKEVREKLHLNPRQRLQVVEKGGVITLVPEVPLKALKGALKGMSNTDVREKKERL from the coding sequence ATGGCTACGACAACCATTTCATCGAAGTTCCAGGTCGTCATACCCAAGGAGGTGCGAGAGAAGCTCCACTTGAACCCACGACAGCGCCTGCAAGTCGTCGAAAAGGGCGGAGTGATTACCTTGGTACCCGAGGTCCCACTGAAAGCCTTGAAAGGTGCTCTCAAAGGGATGTCAAACACGGATGTGCGAGAGAAGAAAGAGCGACTGTGA
- a CDS encoding DUF6290 family protein, protein MKTQMLQFRVNDEEKALIEKCAKKEGMTVSEYVRASMLMSMVMDGELQALKIIGRTIGLKAMDSLNRRLRTSLNEE, encoded by the coding sequence ATGAAAACTCAAATGCTCCAGTTTCGGGTCAACGATGAGGAAAAGGCGCTGATCGAGAAGTGCGCCAAGAAAGAAGGCATGACGGTTTCGGAATACGTCCGGGCCAGCATGCTCATGTCCATGGTCATGGATGGAGAACTGCAGGCCCTGAAGATCATCGGACGGACGATCGGTCTGAAGGCCATGGACTCCCTGAACCGTCGGCTGCGGACCAGCCTCAATGAGGAGTGA